One Candidatus Afararchaeum irisae genomic window carries:
- a CDS encoding nicotinate phosphoribosyltransferase: MDKTHRKYDILTPDDIDDGRVTDAYFETTEEVLEYADRNPEVVAEVGEETDDWHVFAGLKDVAQLLEGKPVDVYSVPEGTLFRNSPVMRIEGDYLDFGRYETALLGFICKASGVATKAMRAKAAAGDRTVLSFGTRRQHPATAGMIERSALIGGMDGISNVAGGEAIGVEAGGTMPHALVISMGDQEEAWLAYDEALDESVPRVLLCDTYDDEKKEATRAVELLDNVDSVRLDTTSSRRGDMKEIAEEVRWELDARGYEDVGIFVSGGVDAGEILELRDVVDGFGVGGYVANADPVDFSLDIVEVDGEFAAKRGTKSGAKEIYRDYETMEDTVVYTGGDGEAPDEAERLMEPVIDDGEILTEFSIEDARQRVEEGVERVREKQDDCLFS, encoded by the coding sequence ATGGACAAGACCCACAGGAAGTACGACATACTCACTCCCGACGACATAGACGACGGACGGGTGACAGACGCCTACTTCGAGACGACAGAGGAGGTACTCGAATACGCCGACAGAAACCCCGAAGTCGTCGCCGAAGTTGGCGAGGAAACCGACGACTGGCACGTCTTCGCGGGTCTCAAGGACGTCGCCCAGCTTCTCGAAGGAAAGCCCGTCGACGTCTACTCAGTCCCCGAGGGCACCCTCTTCAGGAACTCGCCCGTGATGCGTATAGAGGGCGACTATCTCGACTTCGGGAGGTACGAGACGGCTCTCCTCGGATTCATCTGTAAGGCGAGCGGCGTCGCCACGAAGGCTATGAGGGCGAAAGCCGCCGCGGGAGACAGGACAGTCCTGAGCTTCGGGACACGCAGACAGCATCCCGCGACCGCGGGGATGATAGAGAGATCCGCCTTAATCGGAGGAATGGACGGAATCTCTAACGTCGCAGGAGGAGAGGCGATAGGAGTCGAAGCCGGAGGTACGATGCCCCACGCACTCGTTATCTCGATGGGCGACCAAGAGGAGGCGTGGCTCGCGTACGACGAAGCACTCGACGAGTCGGTGCCGCGGGTTCTTCTGTGTGACACATACGACGACGAGAAGAAAGAGGCGACGAGAGCCGTCGAACTCCTCGATAACGTAGACAGCGTCCGTCTCGACACTACTTCGAGTAGACGTGGCGACATGAAGGAGATCGCTGAGGAAGTCAGATGGGAGTTGGACGCACGAGGATACGAGGACGTAGGAATATTCGTGAGCGGCGGCGTCGACGCCGGCGAGATACTCGAACTCAGAGACGTCGTAGACGGATTCGGTGTCGGGGGATACGTAGCCAACGCCGACCCCGTGGACTTCTCACTCGACATAGTCGAGGTTGACGGCGAGTTCGCGGCTAAGAGGGGCACGAAAAGCGGTGCGAAGGAAATCTACCGTGACTACGAGACCATGGAAGACACCGTCGTGTATACAGGCGGCGACGGTGAGGCTCCCGACGAAGCCGAGAGACTCATGGAGCCCGTCATAGACGACGGCGAAATACTGACTGAGTTCTCGATAGAAGACGCGAGACAGAGAGTAGAAGAAGGAGTGGAGAGAGTCAGAGAAAAACAGGACGACTGTCTCTTCAGCTGA
- a CDS encoding phosphate uptake regulator PhoU encodes MEPRKIQQVGKSTLTVSLPSDWAERYGVEKGDHVYLFSGNDSSLTIYPSVSGSVSVTKVTLDAEGRPPIVVERSIVGSYVLGRKEIVIESESEEGLTDAQTDAIYRAEEQLMGAGVIEERPSKAVLRFSVNPSEFSVNDLLGRLNSTAETMRAEAVETVRDPTEDLPRRGADREKHANKVFVLILRLLLTAQQNPVLVDKIGLTNPLHIVGARAAAKSLERCADYAAEMSENAEEATREGEDGSPFEDELVDGLEDLIDLTDSVCDHALESLRRGDIDAATQTRDLFEDVRAKQEELVSEAFEDLDDVKSLMRFNDTVSAATQSAKEGVEIAEVGSNRALESSGDGIELE; translated from the coding sequence ATGGAGCCGAGAAAGATACAGCAGGTCGGCAAGAGCACACTCACTGTCTCCCTCCCGAGCGACTGGGCTGAGAGATACGGCGTAGAGAAGGGCGACCACGTCTATCTCTTCAGCGGAAACGACTCGTCACTCACGATATACCCGTCAGTCTCGGGCTCCGTATCTGTCACGAAGGTCACCCTCGACGCCGAGGGACGACCCCCGATAGTCGTAGAGAGATCGATAGTCGGAAGTTACGTCTTAGGAAGGAAGGAGATAGTGATAGAGTCGGAGTCGGAGGAAGGTCTCACAGACGCACAGACCGACGCGATATACAGAGCCGAGGAACAGCTTATGGGTGCGGGTGTGATAGAGGAGCGTCCGAGTAAGGCGGTTCTGAGGTTCTCGGTAAACCCCTCTGAGTTCTCGGTCAACGACCTACTCGGACGTCTCAACTCGACCGCCGAGACGATGAGAGCGGAGGCTGTCGAGACAGTCCGAGATCCGACGGAGGATCTCCCGAGGAGAGGCGCTGACCGCGAGAAACACGCCAACAAGGTCTTCGTCCTCATACTCCGTCTCTTACTCACAGCCCAGCAGAACCCCGTCCTCGTCGACAAGATAGGTCTCACGAATCCCTTACACATAGTCGGTGCGAGGGCGGCGGCAAAGAGCCTGGAGAGATGTGCCGACTACGCAGCCGAGATGTCGGAGAACGCCGAGGAGGCTACGCGCGAGGGCGAGGACGGATCGCCCTTCGAGGACGAACTCGTAGACGGTCTCGAAGATCTCATAGATCTCACCGACTCGGTCTGTGACCACGCGCTTGAGAGTCTCAGGAGAGGCGACATAGACGCAGCGACACAGACACGTGACCTCTTCGAGGACGTCAGAGCGAAGCAGGAGGAGTTAGTCTCCGAGGCTTTCGAGGATCTCGACGACGTCAAGAGTCTGATGAGGTTCAACGACACCGTCTCGGCTGCTACACAGTCGGCGAAGGAGGGCGTCGAGATAGCCGAGGTGGGATCGAACAGGGCACTTGAGTCCTCGGGAGACGGCATAGAGCTCGAGTAG
- a CDS encoding TIGR00296 family protein, whose amino-acid sequence MAAQNSVLSHEKGKAAIELARESMESYVINGQREHPGSMEDVFYERTGVLIKLSSTRGRGSVRGSAGSYHRDKHFSEAIIDAVIEASDSSSGTSEIEESELRSISITLCALDSIDEVADPETDVEVGRHGLIVETSDESGWMLPTMPVEHGWSSAEFLDRVCCKAGSCNNGQMGRGSWKQDNVSVYTFEGAVFRERSPGGDVEEVSFS is encoded by the coding sequence ATGGCGGCTCAGAACAGCGTTCTAAGTCACGAGAAGGGGAAAGCTGCCATCGAACTCGCGCGCGAATCGATGGAGTCGTATGTCATAAACGGGCAGAGAGAACATCCCGGAAGCATGGAGGACGTCTTCTACGAGAGGACGGGTGTTCTCATAAAGCTCAGTTCGACGCGGGGACGGGGGTCGGTGAGGGGTAGTGCTGGATCGTACCACAGGGACAAACATTTCTCGGAGGCTATAATCGATGCCGTGATAGAGGCGTCGGATTCGAGCTCGGGGACGTCCGAGATAGAGGAGTCGGAGCTCAGGAGTATAAGTATCACACTCTGTGCCCTCGACTCGATAGACGAGGTCGCCGACCCGGAGACAGACGTCGAGGTAGGTCGTCATGGTCTGATAGTCGAGACCTCCGACGAGTCGGGATGGATGCTTCCGACGATGCCGGTCGAACACGGCTGGAGCTCCGCCGAGTTCCTCGACAGGGTCTGCTGTAAAGCCGGGTCGTGTAACAACGGTCAGATGGGGCGTGGGTCTTGGAAACAGGACAACGTGAGTGTCTATACCTTCGAGGGAGCCGTCTTCAGAGAGAGGTCTCCCGGAGGAGACGTCGAAGAAGTCAGCTTCAGCTGA
- a CDS encoding divalent metal cation transporter, with protein sequence MSKSQDRGILGYVSDLGPTWLAGAIAAGPATMASLLTAGASFGYELLWIVVLSAVLGSVSQYLAMRLGLLTEEGIVSTVEKHLGEGWAWLLVVDAVLAAGLAQLVIMKTVADVSATVTDIDARIWGVAWAVILAAGLAGGGYRIAEVGAKILVSGVVIAFVASVFVVPVDLGSAAAGTVPRIPGGLSGAVTAAGVLGGAVHITLITMQSYTMRSHGWRRRDYGVATFDVVTSMLVAFGVYSLAIFVVAASVLHSPDINAADLTATSAARALEPIAGQNAKWLFLMGLWGAAVSTLGGNTVVPPYLVADKLDWEKDVSDLRYRLLLVFVAGISAVGAFLGGSFFPLLVLVLAFGLVGTPFALAIVLYLLNSDAVDTPNPTVLNLGGLVLIGVTFLTATSFVRQQLSGGLGDPLGVFVGLYTVVLTTAVLVLGAFAVEG encoded by the coding sequence ATGAGCAAGTCTCAAGACAGGGGAATACTGGGTTATGTCTCAGACCTCGGACCCACGTGGCTCGCGGGTGCTATAGCCGCGGGTCCCGCGACGATGGCGAGCCTCCTGACAGCGGGGGCGTCGTTCGGCTACGAGCTTCTGTGGATAGTCGTCCTCTCTGCGGTTCTCGGCTCGGTGTCGCAGTACCTCGCGATGCGTCTCGGACTACTCACCGAGGAAGGCATAGTATCGACCGTCGAGAAGCATCTCGGCGAGGGCTGGGCGTGGCTACTCGTCGTCGATGCCGTCTTAGCCGCGGGTCTCGCACAGCTCGTTATAATGAAGACTGTCGCCGACGTCAGCGCGACTGTCACGGATATAGACGCGCGGATATGGGGTGTCGCGTGGGCGGTGATACTCGCGGCAGGTCTCGCGGGCGGAGGCTACAGGATAGCCGAAGTCGGTGCTAAGATACTCGTCTCGGGAGTCGTGATCGCCTTCGTGGCTTCAGTGTTCGTGGTTCCGGTTGACCTCGGATCAGCCGCAGCGGGTACTGTGCCGAGGATACCCGGAGGCTTGAGCGGTGCGGTGACCGCGGCTGGCGTCCTCGGAGGTGCGGTACATATAACACTCATAACGATGCAGTCGTACACTATGAGGTCACACGGCTGGAGACGCCGAGACTACGGCGTCGCGACCTTCGACGTCGTGACCTCTATGCTGGTCGCCTTCGGCGTATACAGTCTCGCGATATTCGTCGTCGCGGCGTCGGTTCTCCATTCGCCTGACATCAACGCCGCCGACCTCACAGCGACATCCGCAGCGCGCGCACTCGAACCCATAGCGGGTCAGAACGCTAAATGGCTCTTCCTGATGGGACTCTGGGGAGCCGCAGTCTCGACGCTCGGCGGAAACACGGTCGTGCCGCCGTACCTCGTCGCCGACAAGCTCGACTGGGAGAAAGACGTCTCCGACCTACGTTACCGTCTACTCCTCGTCTTCGTCGCGGGGATAAGCGCGGTCGGGGCTTTCCTAGGCGGGAGCTTCTTCCCTCTCCTGGTTCTCGTCCTAGCCTTTGGGCTCGTCGGAACACCTTTCGCGCTCGCCATCGTCCTCTATCTCCTCAACTCGGACGCCGTCGACACCCCGAACCCGACAGTCCTAAACCTCGGCGGACTAGTCCTGATAGGAGTGACCTTCCTGACAGCTACGTCCTTCGTCAGACAGCAGCTTTCGGGTGGACTCGGCGATCCACTCGGAGTCTTCGTGGGACTCTACACCGTAGTCCTCACGACTGCGGTACTCGTTCTCGGGGCATTCGCCGTCGAGGGGTAG
- a CDS encoding thiamine-phosphate synthase family protein, producing MALRFPSEIVVERFLPTARSMLTSELSSRGFTQQEIASHLGVTQSAVSKYMSGEGGTEERFENDPRMEETVETIARRIDDDGIGGYEILSELLELVREFEDRGPICEVHEDEMPSLEGLGCDLCVRGSDEELLAERTALSSVRKGARKLANSPRVAEYVPNVGTNVVTALPDAEDETDVAAVPGRIYTMRGRINIPANPEFGASQHVARAVLAAKRVDTDVRGCVNLATSESLLESTEDGGLDIVEFDASYDSLQTDLFEVFREFDGVPDIAYHEGGFGVEPITYVFGETAVEAGELASSLVDV from the coding sequence ATGGCGTTACGTTTCCCGAGCGAGATAGTCGTCGAGAGATTTCTGCCTACAGCGAGGTCGATGCTGACTTCTGAGCTCAGCTCGCGCGGCTTCACACAGCAGGAGATAGCGAGCCACCTCGGTGTCACCCAGTCGGCTGTGAGCAAGTACATGAGTGGTGAGGGGGGCACAGAGGAACGTTTCGAGAACGACCCGCGGATGGAGGAGACGGTCGAGACGATAGCACGGAGGATAGACGACGACGGCATAGGAGGATACGAGATACTCTCGGAGCTACTCGAACTAGTGCGTGAGTTCGAGGACAGAGGTCCGATCTGTGAGGTACACGAGGACGAGATGCCGTCACTCGAAGGTCTCGGCTGTGACCTGTGCGTGAGGGGATCGGACGAGGAGCTTCTGGCTGAGAGAACCGCGCTCTCTTCTGTCAGAAAAGGCGCGAGGAAACTCGCCAACAGCCCCCGAGTCGCCGAGTACGTCCCAAACGTCGGCACGAACGTCGTGACCGCACTTCCCGACGCAGAGGACGAGACCGACGTCGCAGCCGTCCCGGGACGTATATACACTATGAGAGGACGTATCAATATACCCGCGAACCCCGAGTTCGGGGCGTCACAGCACGTCGCCAGAGCCGTACTCGCGGCTAAACGCGTCGATACCGACGTTAGAGGATGTGTCAACCTCGCGACCTCGGAAAGTCTGTTAGAATCAACCGAGGACGGAGGCTTAGACATAGTCGAGTTCGACGCATCCTACGACAGCCTACAGACGGATCTCTTCGAGGTGTTCAGAGAGTTCGACGGAGTCCCCGATATAGCCTACCACGAGGGGGGCTTCGGTGTCGAGCCCATAACATACGTCTTCGGTGAGACAGCCGTCGAAGCCGGCGAGCTAGCGTCAAGCCTCGTCGATGTGTGA